tacaaattaacttccattatatgaaaatcaaagcaaatttgatgaaatataataagtatatataaaaaattattgaattgcgtgaaatatatgaaaaacaatgccAAAGCTAAAGAAAGAATGGacagagagaaagagattGAAAAGTGAGAGATcgagagaaaataatttttgaacaaaatcatcaaaagaaaaataattaagaggtaattttaattataatattaaaataatagaattaatcaCATGTCATAGATTAGGGTGAGAgatttaataaatacaaatcttaataaattcacttttttttctttttttaatatattattaataataaacataaataaattgacGAATTGgctatatatttgtataaagTATAAGTCCATttagaacattttttaaaaatttagaaagtttAAATACATCTTCTAATATGATTAAGCCCATCTTCTAACATGGTATACCATTTTAAGGCCGCTAAAACCCTTTTTATTTCCtctatatcaatttgtttggATTTGACCTTTCTCAACCTAAGAGGCccatttgattatttttctccttttcgAAATTCTTTTCACTtgttagttattattattattttttaaaatgttgttgcATCTATTGATTCTTAGATACATAAGTTAAGCTTTTTATTgacaaataatattatttattaacaacCTACATCATTTGGATGTGATTTACAAagttaaacaatataaattttaaaataatgttttgagTACATGATTTAGTTTATGGAGGTTACagttttattgaatagaaaaaataggTTATAAACGATCAACttagcaattttattttttaattttagtttttgaaaattaaatttagtttcttctCATTTCTAACGATAATTTACGTGTCGTTTTAGGTAAGATGATTGTATAATTAGCTAAATTCCATAAACATAACACAAACAACTAGCAACAAATTGTTATGAAAAGTGTATTTAGCacaagtaaattaaattatatgaataaattacattattcaaattcaaaacttatttaatttattttttttcattttcttacttattttttttaataaattgcaaaaagaaagttaataGGTATAGTTAgactttcaaacttttataaaaaataattagttttctaaatttgtaaatgtGTTAAAATTAGACAtagaattattaattaaattatctaatttatataactatataataaaaaaaaaaagttgaaaatgggaaaatattgatgaaaatatgaaaggaAAGTGATTTTGGTTTCGTGAAGACGACGACCGAAACGAAGACCAGAGAATTGGAGCTTCAAATCAAAGATCTTCAAATCAAAGATCTTCAAAAGTCTTCTTTCTAATCTTTACCTTCTTCTCAATACCGTTGAATTTCCAACCGATTCTCCCTCAGAATTTTTCATAATTCCATTTCAATGGCCACGATTTCAAGTACCCATTTCATCGCCTAAGATCATTTCTTTAGGTTTCCGTTTAGAGTAACAACAACTGCTCAAGTCAATGCATATTCCCAATTCAGCTCTTCAACTTTTAGATTAAAGTCAAAACCTCCCCCATATCGGGATTCCAAGACAAGGGTTCGAATTTGAAGATCCATCGTCTCAATTCTCGCTTTCGCACTTGATTCTGTACTCAGTACGAGTAGAAGATCAATGACAAGCTCGATTGAGGACTGCACCCATGTGAGTAAAGCCCTAATTTTCGTGGGCTTCCAGGAAAATAAACACAAGATTTTCCGGTGTGTTGCTACTGCCGTTTTGTTTCGGGGTTCTTGTTGATCTGTGTAGAAAGAAGGgtaattttgttttcgaaTGAGAATATGGGGGAGAGTGGAACTGCTTTGCATACTGCTAGTAACGCTGTACAGGCACTTGGGAGAGGGTTTGACGTAAATTTTGATACGAGGTTACTTTATTGTAAAGGCGTAGCTGGTTCTACTATAGTTGAGGTTGATGATGAACATACTAGAGATATCTGTTTGTATGATGATGTAGTTTTGCACAATGTTCCCTGGGATATCAAGAACTTTCAGGAGCCTATTGGGCATCGATCTTCTGGAATTTGTAGTTTCGATGAGGTAATTTGATGAATTCTCCATCTCCTTAGTCCCCTAATCTAGgaattgttttatttgttggaGTTTCTGTTAGATTTGTACTCAGTTTTGATGGACCAAGATGGTTTTGGAACCATCTGAAGGCCATTTTGAGTGAGAATATAGTGCATATACTGAGTTAATTGGAACGATGAGTTCAACAAATCGATCAAAAGTTGATTATTGACTTAATTTGATGGTGACTATGAAGGGGTTGGGAGAATTCCCCCATTTATCATATTATCGTATCTATCTTTATCTTGCCTTGCTCTTGAATTTGTTGGATAAATCTgcattcaaattctttttgaATATGGTGATACAGAATCGTTGAAATCCGAAGTAACTCGTTTAACACCCTTTACACTATCTCTGGCGAGTCATGTTTACACTATCTCTGGCCAGTCATGTTTGTCATCTTTCTAACCAACGTGGGATAAATGCATCCCATGCTACCTCGGTTTCTAACACTACTATAACttacaattaaatatatgattattatttcaaatcacTCTTTGATACTGTGTTTACTATTTCCTACTCATTCCCTCGTTCTCTCTTTGTTATTGTGTTTACTATTTCTTACCTAGACTAAAATTGTTTACACCCTAAATACACACCATTACTATTCTCACtcatattaaaatagtttgtacCTCACGGACTATTATAACCTACCAACTCTAATAATCAATCTAATGCCTCAAATGTCCCTAAAAGTTATATCAAGCGGCGTACACCAGGAAGCTGGAAATTTAGTTGTGAACCAGTTGGTTGTTCTCTTGTCAGCAGATATCcatattatgtttttataacagttcttttttaatcttgtaaGACGAACTTGaattgttcttttaaaaaataactcatttttttattcaaaattataatgtgTAGATGGAAAGATATATATTAGCCTCAGTCCTCAGAGCTAGTGCAGGCAAACTGATCAATGTACTCATATAATTATGTAATTGCAGATGGCAGATTATTTTAACCAAAAGGATGGTCTTTCTGAAGGTTACCCATCTGGTAGTTTCAATAGTGTATTTGGCTTCACTGGTTTAAAGCAGACTGACGCTTCAGCAACAAAGAGCCTTTCCACTGATGGATTTTATATTCCACTTGCAAAATTTCAGTTTACAAAAACCCCATTagagttgaaagaaaatgtcaagCGGGCTGTTCCAACTACTTGGGATCCGCCATCTTTGGCAAGGTGGGAGGGAAGCGTTTGCATTCTTGCAAGTTGCAAGTGATAATGACAATAAAGATTCttccttatatatattttctctcttttttggcAGCTTTATTGAGAATTTTGGGACGCATGTAATCACATCTATAACTATTGGTGGGAAGGATGTGATATATGTTAAACAGCACCAGTCTTCTCCTTTATCAACTATGGAGGTGAAGAGATATGTACAGGACATTGCAAACCAGAGGTTCTCTGACACGCAAGGTCAGACAGGTTCTGGAAGTATAAAACTTAAGGAAAAGGTTATTTACTAACGTTTGGCATCTCCTATAGTTAATTTCTTGGAACTCCGAGTTTTCATATTCTAATATCTCTTTTGTATTTAAGTCCTGCAGGGTCTAGAGGGTGGATTATTCAACAACCAAGGGGTATATCCTCAGCCCACTTCTGCTCCATATCTCACTGGAAAAGAAGTACGTggaaattatataatttttttagggGACTGGTTTACATTCACTTAACGTTCATAGTCTGTTTGACTTCTCATTTGGTTCATCACTCCATTAGGTGATATGGTTCAACTGTGTCATTCACTGTTAGAAGCCATTTACGTGATTGTTTGTCATTGTTTTGATTGCATGCGTCGCTCATTAATGATTTCAACTAATTGTGGATGTAtacttatttcttttatttttatgaattagGATGTCACAGTCATATTCCGGAGGAGAGGAGGAGATGACTTGGAACAAAATCATGTCCGGTGGGCCAGAACTGTTAGGTCCTCCCCTGATGTTATTGAGATGACTTTTAACCCCATAACTGCTCTCCTTGATGGTGTAGCTGGGAAGGAGCATTTAACTCGAGCTATTCTTCTCTATCTTGAATGTAAGATTGAATGTGTTCTATACATGTTACTATATCTGTAAACTTCTATTTGTCATCATGCAATTCCAAAAGTTTCATCTGGacaatttcctttttgtaGATAAACCTCCATTAGAAGAACTGAGATATTTTCTGGAGTTTCAGATTCCTCGGGTATGGGCTCCCATACACGACAAAATTCCTGGTCGTCAAAGGAAAGAACCAGTATGCCCTTCTTTGCAATTCAGTATAATGGGGCAAAAGCTATATGTCAGCATAGAGCAGGTTTGAGCTTATTGTGGCTTTATTTACTTCAATGAACGATACTGGATAAGTTTTCAGAAATTGCACATATTTTAACCATTTGAATCAAGATTTTCTTTACTTAAACTCCATCTTTTACTTTCATTCCGTACTTAAAACAAGTGGAAACGAAATAATCAAAGGTTTTCTGACGCCAGAATCAGGATGTAGAGAACTGGTTCCAAACATTCTTCATCCAGAATGTTGGCCAGACCTAGGGGCGAAATGCCCTTTCTAATCTGCATCATGTTTTggatttagaaaataaaataattgttaaagATTGTTGTATCCACTAATCCACGTGgacttttatatttagattGTTAGATATCgtagaaattataattctttcctcttttttgagtgaaacaaacttttcCTGATAAAGAGGATGTTGGCTCAATGCTAATGCAGATCTCAATAGGACGTAAGCCAGTGACGGGTATGCGTTTGTCTCTCGAAGGGAGCAAGCAGAACCGG
This is a stretch of genomic DNA from Cucumis sativus cultivar 9930 chromosome 4, Cucumber_9930_V3, whole genome shotgun sequence. It encodes these proteins:
- the LOC101212639 gene encoding MACPF domain-containing protein CAD1 gives rise to the protein MGESGTALHTASNAVQALGRGFDVNFDTRLLYCKGVAGSTIVEVDDEHTRDICLYDDVVLHNVPWDIKNFQEPIGHRSSGICSFDEMADYFNQKDGLSEGYPSGSFNSVFGFTGLKQTDASATKSLSTDGFYIPLAKFQFTKTPLELKENVKRAVPTTWDPPSLASFIENFGTHVITSITIGGKDVIYVKQHQSSPLSTMEVKRYVQDIANQRFSDTQGQTGSGSIKLKEKGLEGGLFNNQGVYPQPTSAPYLTGKEDVTVIFRRRGGDDLEQNHVRWARTVRSSPDVIEMTFNPITALLDGVAGKEHLTRAILLYLEYKPPLEELRYFLEFQIPRVWAPIHDKIPGRQRKEPVCPSLQFSIMGQKLYVSIEQISIGRKPVTGMRLSLEGSKQNRLSIHLQHLASLPKIMVPYWDAHIAIGAPKWQGPEEQDSRWFEPVKWKNFSHVSTAPIENPETFMGELSGVYVVTGAQLGVWDFGSRNVLYMKLLYSRLPGCTIRRTLWDHLPPIEKSKKLVSSSDNTNNADNSSSDTKNTQGNNKLAKLVDTTEMSKGPQDSPGHWLVTGAKLGVEKGKIVLRVKYSLLNY